In Providencia sneebia DSM 19967, one DNA window encodes the following:
- a CDS encoding YnbE family lipoprotein, which produces MSMMLTGCLKIEVATPDKPININMNVKIEHEIQIKADRQIEDLLKENSELFGKVETK; this is translated from the coding sequence ATGTCAATGATGTTAACGGGGTGTTTAAAAATAGAAGTCGCTACTCCTGATAAACCAATTAATATTAATATGAATGTCAAAATTGAGCATGAAATTCAGATCAAAGCGGATAGGCAGATTGAAGATTTGCTCAAAGAAAATAGCGAGCTATTTGGTAAGGTAGAGACAAAATGA
- a CDS encoding YdbL family protein: protein MKQFIKIVMLFSLLTVFPALALTVDEAKNQGLVGETLSGYLAVINEDNKLATELVSNINRERELKYSEIAKKNNLQTREVARIAGQKLVERASSGEYVRGINGQWLQKK, encoded by the coding sequence ATGAAACAATTCATCAAAATAGTGATGTTATTCAGTTTATTAACTGTGTTTCCTGCACTTGCTTTAACGGTTGATGAAGCGAAAAACCAAGGATTAGTGGGTGAAACGCTATCAGGCTATCTTGCTGTCATTAATGAAGATAATAAACTTGCCACAGAATTAGTCTCGAATATTAACCGTGAACGAGAGCTAAAATACAGTGAAATAGCCAAGAAGAATAATCTGCAAACGCGTGAAGTTGCTAGAATTGCAGGGCAAAAATTAGTTGAACGAGCAAGTTCAGGTGAATATGTTCGAGGTATTAATGGTCAATGGTTACAGAAAAAGTAG